DNA from Streptomyces sp. NBC_01260:
CGGTTACTGGTGAAAGGGCGGGTCCCGGTCAGCTCGTCATAGACCGACAACGGTCGGCGGCCGACCTCGACGCGGGTCGCCGCAGCCCGGTTGAGGAGAGCTTGCAGCGGTCCGGCCTCCTCGCCCAAGGGGCGTTCGTGACGCGGCCGGGGCAAGGCGTCGCCGGTGGTGGTCCGGCGTCCTTTGCCGGTGGGCAGCTCGTCCCAGTGCTGTTCTTCGACGACACGGACCCCGCGTCCGACTGCCCGTGGATGCATGGCAAGCAGCGTCTCGCCACCGGAGTCGGCAATGGTGGAATGCAGCATGACCTGCGACTTCGTGGCCCTGATCTCCACCAGCTGACGCGGTCGGACCTTGCGGGCGGGGACTGAGTAGAGGTTCCCGCCGAAGGCGACCAGACAGTCCTTGCCGACCGGCCGCAGATGACGTTCGGCCACCAGATACGGAGTGGGTGGCAACGGCTTGAGAGCCGCGTGGTCACGAGCTGCCCGCTCACCGATGACCTGCTGGTGAGTCCGGTGCGTCTGGGCTCGTCGTTTCGGCACCCAGGCGGTGAAGGCGGCGTCCATTTCCTCGATGCAGGAGAAGGCCCGGCCGGAGAGAACGTGGTCGCGGACGATCAGGACCTGGCGTTCGACGCGGCCTTTGCCCTGGGGGCGGTAGGCGGCCAGCACATCGATGTCGAAGTCGTAGTGGCCGGCGAATCCGACCGCCTCCGGATGCAGTGGAACCGCCTCACCTGGGGCGACGTGACGGCGGACGACTGTCTTGGTCCGGTCATAGACGATCGTCATCGGCACCCCGTTGAAGTGCGCGAATGCCCGCCGATGGCAGTCGAAGAACGTCTGCAGGTCCAGGCTGGTGGTGAAGCAGCAAAACGGATCACGCGAGTACGACAGCACCATGTGGAAGGAGTAGACCTTCGGGATGCCCATGTGGGCCAGGATCCTGCCCTCATCGCCCCAGTCCACCTGAGCCTGAGCACCCGGGATCACCTCGAACCTGCGATGCATCCCTGCCAGCTCTCGCGGGGTGATCCCCAGTTCCTCCGCGATCCTTGGGCGGGCTTCCTGCACGTAGAGCTTGACCCGCTGATAGTTCCCGGTGAACCCGTACTCCGTGGCCAGCCGCTCGTGAATCACCGCGGCCTTCATCAGGACCTCGGCCCGCAGCATCGCGTCGATCAGCGGAGCGACGTCGTCGACCACTCGCTTGCGCGGCTGACCACTCGCCGTCCGGCGCGGAGGCGCGGACGAGTCAGCAGACAGGTACTTGCTGACCGTCCGCCAGTTCAGCCCGGTTTCCTTGGCGACCTCCGACAGGCTTATCGCCCCGGACTCCACCAGGCCGCGGAAACGCCGAAGCTCCAGCCACCGCTGCGGGTCCAGGACCATGGCCCACCCCTCTCTGCAACTTTGGACGACAAGCAGCAGCGTGCCGGGGGCCGGCCCTCAGCGCATCAAAAGCTCTGTACGTTCATCCGTACGCGGCTATGTGCGTTCACGTGTACGCCGACAACCGTCATATCTCAGCTTCACCGCCGCCACCGCGCGATTGAGTTCAAGAAGTTCCTGATCCGGATCGACAAAGCGGTGCCCGTCGGGCTCGACGTCCATCTCGTCTGTGACAACTGTGAGGATCGTGGATGTGCCGCAGGGGGCCGGAGCCTGACCCGTGTGACAACTGGCCGCAGCTGCCTTGGTGTGGAACTGTCGGCCCCGGCCTCCTGCGGTGCGTACTGCCGCCGGCCCGGTGAGCGTGTCCCGATAGGGGCTTTGCTGCACAAAGCACCGTCACAGTTCTGACCGCCCACCGGACCGGTGCCAGCCACCAGACCCAGTCCAAGGGAGCCTCGTGACCGTCACCAGCATGCCCCAGCCGGCGCTGCCCGCGCAGCACCTCCCCCGGCCGGCGGAGGAAGTGGTCCTCGGGGTGGACACTCACAAGGACGTCCATGTCGCCGCCGTCATCACCGTCCTGGGCGCCTCACTCGCCCACCAGGAGTTCCCGGCCACCGCCGCCGGATATCACCAGCTACTGACCTGGGGACAGTCGTTCGGCGTTCTGCGTCGGGCGGGGGTCGAGTGCACCGGATCCTTCGGAACTGCACTGACCCGTCTTCTGCGTCGGGAGGGCATCGAAGTCGTCGAAATCAACCAGCCCGACCGTGCCACCCGGCGCAAGCGAGGCAAGACAGACGCCCTCGACGCGGATGCGGCCGCCCGCGCGGTGCTGTCCGGACGGGCCACCACCGTGCCGAAGAGCGCGGACGGGCCCGCGGAAGACATGCGGGTCCTGCGACTGGCCAAGGAATCAGCGGTCAAAGCCCGCACCCAGGCGCTGAACCAGCTCAAGGCCGTCCTCATGTCCATCGACCCGGACCTGCGAGAACTGCTCACCAGACTCAGCAATCCCGCGCTGGTCGCGACCTGCGCGGCCCTCGACATCGGCGACCGGGGCGAGGCCGTCTTCACCATGCGTCTGCTCGCCCGCCGCGTCCAGTACCTGTCCGACGAGGTCAAAGAGCTCACCCGGCGCACCACTCGGGCCGTCCGCTCCTGCCGCCCCGAGCTGCTGGACCTGGTCGGCGTCGGACCCGACAGCGCCGCAGTCCTCCTCATTGCCGCAGGTGACAACCCAGACAGGATCACCGACGAGGCGTCCTTCGCTGCTCTGTGCGGTGTCAGTCCGCTCGAGCAGTCCTCCGGCAAGACGCAACGCCGGCGCCTGAACCGCGGCGGCAACCGCCAGGCCAACGCCGCGCTCTACCGCGTCGTGCAGACCCGCATACGCTGGGACGAACGTACCCAGAAATATCTGGAGCGACGCACCGCCGAGGGCATGTCCAAGCGCGAGATCATCCGGTGTCTGAAGCGGTATGTCGCCCGCGAGCTCTACCGGCACATCCAGCCCCGAGCCGCCAACCCGGTCCCCTCTGCGGCTTGACGAAACATAGGGGCTTCTACGCCACCCACAACACCGCCGAGATCAAAACCTGGCTGGGCAAACACCCCCGCTTCCACATCCACTTCACTCCGACCGGCTCCTCCTGGATGAACCAGGTCGAGCGGTGGTTCGGCCTACTGACCGACAAGCTCATTCGCCGCGGCGTCCACAGGTCCGTGAAGGCCCTGGAGGACGACATCACCGCATGGATCGACACCTGGAACGAGAACCCAAGGCCCTTCACCTGGACCAAGACCGCCGACGAGATCCTCAACTCCCTCGCCGATTACCTCGCCAAGGTCGGAACCGATAGCCAGCAGACAGGGCAGAACTAACCATCAGGATTTCTGGCGCATCACACTAGGGCGTGTATCGAGTCGGGATCAATCGACGGTCCGGGTGAGGTCTTTGATCCAGATCATCGAGGCACGCAGTTGCAGGCCGGCAAGGTAGCTCTCGGGGGTCTTGTCGTAGCGGGTGGCGATGCCGCGCCACGCCTTGAGCTTGTTGATCAGGCGCTCGACAGTGTTGCGTTCCTTGTACAGGTCGGTGTCGTGGGTGAGGGGTCGGCCGCCCTGGCGGCCCTTGTTCTTCCGGTGGGTGGTCTGGTCCTTCTTCTCAGGGATGACAGCCTTGATGTTTCGTCTGCGCAGGTAGGCGCGGTTGCCGCGGGAGGAGTACGCCTTGTCGCCGGCGACGGCGCCGGGCCGGGTGCGGGGTCGGCCGGCCGGGCCGCGGACCCGCAGCTTGTCCAGGACCGGGATGAACTGCGGGCTGTCGGCGGCCTGGCCCACGGTCAGGGTCAGTACGAGCGGTCGGCACTTGCGGTCGCAGGCGATGTGTACCTTGCTGGTCTGGCCGCCCCGCGAGCGTCCGAGCAGGGCGGCTTTCAACCGGAGCTTGCGGCGGTGCCGGAGGCGTCTTCGCGCGGCGACGCCATCGGCGCCCGGTCCGGTTTGTTCTTCTTCGGTGCCCCCTTTGACCGGACCTTCTCTTCCTCCGCGGCCTTCTCCAGGGCGTCGAGCACGCCGGGGGCCAGACGCATACCGGCCGCGTCCTGGTGGGCCCGGGCGGTGGTGGAGTCCACGCTGACCAGGGAGAGGTCCACCTCACCCCGCGCGGCCGCCTGCGCGATCAGCCCTTCCAGCAGGGTCTCGAAGACTCCGGCGTCCCGCCACTGCCGGAAGCGGTTGTGCACGGTGGACCACGGGCCGAACTCGGCCGGCATCTCCCGCCACTGCGCTCCCGAGCGGAACTTCCAGATCACGCCCTCGAACTGCTGCCGAAGTCGTGCGGGATACGGACCGTACTCGCCGATCGGCAGGTACGGCTCGACGTACTCCCACTCCTGGTCCGTCAGTTGCCGCCGTGTCATACACACCGGACTACCCGATCCACCCGCTCCACGAGAACAAAACCCACAGATTGATCACGACCCGATACACGCCCTAGTTGGCAAAAACGGCGGCAGGGCGCCCCAAGGCAGGGAGCTGTGACGCCTCGTAGTTGGCAAGGATGCCGCAGGTTAGTTGGCAACCAGTGATCACGAAATGTGACCGGCCTATCCGAGGATCGTGTTGGCAACGCCCTGGTGCTGTTCACCACCCGCTACATGGACGCAGCCCTCGACCAGCTCCGCACTGAGGGCTTCGAGGTCCGCGACGAGGAGGTGGCCAGGCTCTCCCCGTTCGTGCGTCACCACGTCAACATGCTCGGCCGGTACTCCTTCCATCTGCCGGAGCTGCCCGGGGCCTGCGGCCCCTGCGCGATCCGGATGCCGCCGACCAGGGGTGAACGTGGCCTCGACGGCCAGACGCGTGTGGCGGTCCTGTCCGGGTTTCCGGACGGGACCGCTCAGCACGGGCTGTTACGGAATGAGCAGGTAGAACGGCTGGTTCGCCGCTGCCCCGTCGGTGCTGGTGGTCACGCGGATGGAGTTGGCCGGGCAGGAGGAGTCGTTGCGAGAGACGCGGACGCCGCTGTTCCGGGGGGCGGTGTTGCTGAGGGTGGCCATCGGGATGGACTTGGAGGCCTGAACGCCCGATGCCAGGACGACGCAGTACGAGCCGGTGGCGGGCCTGCTGACCGAGGTGACGGTGTTGGTCTTCTGGGAGGTGCCGCCGTCCGAGTTGACGGTAGCGGCGGCCTGCGCGTAGGGGGCCACGGTGTTGCTGGTGGGATCGGCGGCCATCGCGATCCCGCCCAGGGTGGCGCCCACGGTGACGACGCCGAGGCCGGCCAGGACCAGCTTGGAACGCATGCGCATGTGAATCGTGCCCTTTCTAGGTCCTGTTTCTCGGATCTCCTGACCTGCGAGGGGTGTTGGGGCCAGGCTGGGTTCATGGGCCGTGGGGATCTGACGAATGCGGAGTGGGATCGGCTGGAGTCGTTCCTACCTCCTGGTGGTACGCGTGGAGGTCGGTGGAGCGATCACCGCCGGGTGATCAACGGGGTTCTCTACCGGGTGCGGACCGGCGTGCAGTGGCGGGATCTGCCGGAGCGATTCGGGCCATGGGAGACGGTCTATAAACGACATCGTCGCTGGTCAGCCGATGGAACCTGGCAGATGCTGCTGTCTCGCATCCAGGTAGCCGAGGACGCCGAGGGCGGCATCGACTGGGACGTGTCGGTGGACTCGACAGCCGTGCGAGCCCACCAGCACGCCGCCGGTGCGAGGAAAGCGCCCCCGGCCGCCGTCCCTCAAAGGGGGGCCAAGTGGGGGACGAACCAGGTCGATCCGGTACTGCGGAGACTGACCATCCGCCTGGAGGAGGTGGTCAGGTCGGCGAATGTCTGGGACGTTCCCGCGGAGGATTCACCACCAAGATCCACCTCGTTGCCGAGGGACGATGCCGGCCCCTCGCCTTCGTCCTGACACCCGGACACTACGGAGACGGACCCCAGCTCGAGCGGGTGCTGGAACAGGTTCTGGTGCCGCGAGCCGGAGTCGGCCGGCCACGCACCCGGCCCGACCATGTCTTGGCGGACAAGGCCTACACGTCCCGGAAGAACCGCCGCTACCTGCGACGACGCGGAATCCGGCACACCATCCCCGAACGTCTCGACCAGCAGAGACACCGCAAGAACCGAGGTTCACGCGGCGGTCGGCCTACCGGTTTCGACAGCGAGCTCTACAAGAAGCGCAACACCGTCGAACGCACCATCAACCGCCTCAAAGGCTTCCGCGCCGTCGCGACCCGCTACGAGAAACGCGCCTACATCTACCTCGGCACCGTCACACTCGCAGCACTCATGATCTGGCTCCGTACATGATCCGAGAAACAGGACCTAGGCAGAGGTAAGGCCCGGTCGGAAACCGGGAGCTCCTCATTCACTCCCGCCGCCCACGTCTCGCCCCAGCCGCGTTCACCCCTGAGGATGATCACGGCCTCTGCAACCACCCGAACGGCCGCCCTCGGCCGCCGGCTGCGGGAAGTGCTTCTCCTGGCAAGCATCTCCGTGGATGCCGCGTTCATCGCACCGTGGACAGCCAGAGTCGCCGTACGCCACCGCTCTGGACAGCGGCCCCAGAGCCGTTGACCAATCTGGCACTCCGCAGAGTAACCACAGGACAACATCGGCGACGCTTGCCAACAAGCGTGCTGCTTTGCCAACTGCGCTGCGTCGTCACAATCAACCGGCGGGGGAGAGGTCTCCCTCCTCAGCGGCCGGACTCTGTCCACAGGGCCGCAAATAGAGGCTCCTCTTGAGGCCGCCGCGATCAGCGGGGCGGCCCGTACGTGAGGAGTCGTCATGCCCGAGAACACCGTCACCGCGCCGCTCGCCCCGATGGAGCCGGAGGGTGTCGTCGGCGCCTTCGCCTACATCCAGGCGTTGCAGGCCGGCGACATCGATACCGCCTGCGCGGTCGTCGACGGCATGGGCCCGGAGGTGCTCAAGATGCTCCTGGACGTCGCCGCGCGCATCTTCATCCCGGTCACCGCCGTGGACGACCACGACGGGGAGCCCTGCGCGCATTCCTTCCTGGCGGCGGCGCTCGGACGGCTTCTGCTGGAGCTCCTGCGACGGCGAGTGCCTGGCCGGTGCGCCGGGCATCGCCCAGACCATCATCCGCTTCACCGAGAACATCCTCACCGACGACCACGGCAACGTCGCCGATGTCCTCCGGCAGCTGGAGGCCGCGGGGATGAAGCAGGCGATGGAGGCGCACCTGGTGCGCCGGACCACCGCGTAGAGCGCATCCGGGACTGTGGTGGTGCGGCGCGCGCCGCACCACCACACCGCACCGCGTATCCGGGGCGCACCACCGCACCGCGTATCCGGTGCGCGCCGCCGCACCGCGCCGCACCGGGCGCGCGGCGGCGGGCCCTATATCACAGACCCCCTAGACCGCGACCTGATCGGCGGCCGGGACCTGCTCTGACAAGGGGAAACGCTCCGCTATCCAACGTGGTCAAGGAGAAACGTGCGCCCGTCCGGACCTGGACAAGGGGTGGGCGGGCTCCCGCCCGAAGCTGGACAAGGGGTGCCGGGTCGCCCGTCCGGAGCTGGACAAGGGGTGGGCGGTTGGCCGGTGCGCCCGATCCGGGAGGTGCGCTTCGCGTGCGGTGCGGAGCATCGGATGCCGGACATCGTCCACTCGATGCTGAGCATCGTGGGTTCCACTCGGTGGGCGATGCCCGGCATCGTCACCACAGCCAGGCACTGGAGTGCCGCACACGGGACAGGGCGCGGGCATCGCGGCGCGCGGCCGCGTTGCCGATCCGGCTCTGCCGGGAGCGGGGCCGGCGGGACTCCCCGGCCGCGAGGCGGCGCTTTCCGGCGTCCTGGAGCCGCCGCCGCTGCTTGTGCAGCTCCAGCTTCTTCGCCGCCTTCGACTTCGGTGTCCGGGGCCGCTTCCAGACCGGCTGCCACCCCGCGGGCTCATCGGGCTCGGGCTCCTGGTCCTCGTCGAGCGCGGTGGCCATCTCCTGGTGGGCTGCGCGAGCTCGGGCGAGGGCGTCCTGCGGGTTGGGCAGTTCTCCGGGGTACTCACGCGACTCCTCCTGTGGGTCGGCCCGGCGTGTGCTGGATGCCGGGCTGCTGGGTGTGCGGCGCCGGGGCGGGCTGTGGGCGGAGGCCGTGAGCGACTTCGCGTGCCCGCTTGCTGTCCTGGATCGTGGCGGCCAACTGCGCGGCGGCGGCTTCCATGGTCTGGCGGGTCCGCTCCACCGTCTCGACGCCGGTCTCCGGCTCCAGGAGGCGGCCGCCGTTCGGTCCGGTGCGGAACGGGCGCGGGTGCGAGCTCGAGGTAGCGGGCACGGCGACGGTGCGCGGCCGGGTGCGGGAGCCCAGTCGCTCCGCACGCCGCGCCGCGTTGACCCGGGCTGCCAGGGCACCGGCAGCGAGGCGGGCCCGCTCGTACGGGGGCGCGGTGCGCTTGCGGGTCAGCGGGCGCAGCACGGCCTGGTCGTCAGTGTCGCGCGGGTACAGGGCGCGCAGGTCGGCGGTCCTCGTCCGGCCCCGGCCGACGGGGCGGGTGTAGTCGTCGACGGCCGTCTGCACGATCTGTTCGTCCAGGCCCGGCTGGTGGGGGCGGCCGCGCAGGACGTAGGAGAGGTGGCGGCGGGCTTCGGCAAGCAGGTGGTGGCGTTTGAACGCCCCGCGCATGACGTACACCACGGCGACGACGTCGACGGCGGCCAGAACCACGTCGACCACCGGCCGTACCCGCGCCCACACCGCCGCGGCGGCTGCCGCCCGCGCCCGCTCCGCCAGCCGGGAGACGACATCGGCGCCGAACGCGGCGATGGCTGACTCCCGCCATCCCTCGCGCAGCTCGGACAGCGACCGCAGCACGGTGCGCTTGTGCGGGCGCGTCCGGTCGGCGGCCTGGCAGGCCAGCGCGTGGGCGGCCCGCTCCCCCGGCGTGTGCCCGTGCTTCTTCTCGTACGTGGCAGTCAGGACGGACATGGCGTCCTCGATCTGCTGGCGGCGGGTCGACTGCCAGCCGATGAGCCGCTGGTCGATACCTGAAATCTCCATGACGGGCCGGCGGCCGGGCGTCACCTCGCGCGGCTCCCAGGACCTCCTTCACCGCGCCGGCTGCGAACTCCAGACCGCGGTCGATCCGTACGAGCTCGGGCACCGCGCCGAACGGCGAGACGTCGCTCTCGTGGGTGAGCGCCATGCGCATCGCGGTGAGGACCGTGCCGGAGGTCGGGGCGGTGGCGATGGCCCAGCCGCGCAGGGCCCGGGTGCCGTCGTCCACCACGGTGGTCGGGGTTCCCCATGGCACCCCGGGCCCGTTCGGCATTCACCGCCCAGAGGCGGAGACGGACGATCCGCCGCAGGACGCGTACGCGGCTGCTGTTCCCGCCCCACGCGACGGGCGCGGCCGGTGAGCGGAATCTGGCGGCAGGTCCTGGCCGCGTACACCACCGACCAGCATGACGAGCGCGACCGCGAGCAGCTGCTCGCCCTGGGCGCCGCCGAACTCGCCCACGCCCGCAGCAGCGAGGGCAGTCCCGCCACCGCCGAGGACGTCCAGCACATCGCGCTCCAGGAATTCGGTCTCCTGCTCGGCATCACCCAGGCCCGCACCGCGCTGCGCGAACGCCGTACCCGCCACGGGTAACCGTCGCGGCGGTCGGGCGTTAGAACGGTGTGACCAAGACGACGACGCGGCCCGCCACTCAGATCAGCGACCGCGCCGCACCGCCGCCTCCCGCTCCGCCAGGTGAGCCGATCTTCGCGGCGCTGGCCGCGCACTGGATGGCGGCGGGGCGTGTCGTGCCCGGTCAGGTGGACCGGGAGTGGGTCATGCTGGCAGGCAGCCCGTGGCCCCTGCGATAGAGACCAGTGTGGTGCGGTGGTCGCCCCACGGCCCGCACCCGCTGCACCCGGCCGGCAGCCTCGGAGTCTGTCCGGTCACCGAGGCTGCCGGACCGGCCGGTCACGTTGGGCCCCTTCCGGTCCGGCAGCCCCACCCTCGTCACAGCGTTTTCACGGGCCTCCCAGACGATTGCGGGCCGCGGCTCCGGTCAACCGCCCCAGCCGCGCCTGCGTCTTCTTGCCGGCATCGCGCGGCGCAACGCCGATGCTTCGACGGCCCTGTCGACCGGGACGCCGAGGCGTTCCGGTCGACGTGCATGAAAGGAGGCGACGAAGTGGCCGATGCCAGGCGTCTCAGGGCACGGCCGTGGGATTCGCCGATTCGGCGGCGCGGCGGTGTTCGGCATTGATGCGCTGGGCCTCTTCGAGCTGGTCTTCGAGGATGACGATGCGGCAGGCGGCCTCGATGGGGGTCCCGTTGTCGACGAGCTCACGCGCTCGGGCCGCGATGCGCAGCTGGTAGCGGGAGTAACGGCGGTGCCCGCCAGCGGAACGGAGCGGGGTGATGAGGCGGGCTTCGCCAATCGCGCGGAGGAAGCCCTGGGTAGTACCGAGCATGTCGGCGGCCCGGCCCATGGTGTAGGCGGGGTAGTCGTCGTCATCGAGACGGCCGAACGAGTCGTCTGCTGTCATTGCACCTCTCTGTGAAACACGCTGGAGGGGCCCTGGTGCCATTGGCACCAGGGCCCCGAAGGAACTGCTACACCATCTGCCGGCCCTGGAACTGCGCCGGCCTTCTGTTTCCGCTGGCCCGACCTGAGTTCTGTCGGGGATGCGGGGATCGCGGTTGCTTGACCGGAGACCACCTCACTATCGATGTCCTGCGGTACCCGGGCTCAGCGATTCCGCCCGGGCGATCCTGATGGCGCCTGGCTCCTCCGTTCTTCCCTCTTGATCAACTACTGCTTTGCACTGCTGGTGATGCGAACTGCTGGTGACCTGAACAAGCGCCACTCTCCGGCAGCCAGCCCCGTCGCCCGTCCTGCGTCTTCTCTGGCTTAGAACCCCACTGCCGAACCTCCCGGCACGCGCGTCCGCAGCCGACGCCTTTACCGAGGAACCACTGACAACCGCACTGCGGTCCTGCGAACTGCACATTCGGGTACTGCCACCGCGTTCGCCGCGGCCCTGCTCACGGCGGCCCCTGAACCTGCGGGCCACCCGGTCCGGCCGTCAGTCCCGTCGCCGTCCTGCAACAACCCTGGCTTCGAAACTCCACCACCGCACCGTCCTGCTACCTGCAACTGCGTGCTGCTGCCCGCCAGTTCGTCTCTGCCGGGCCTCGCTGATCTCGGCTACGAGAGAAACCATAACCACGCTGCCACCCAATGTCTACTCCGACCGACATAGATTTCCATGTGCTCGACAGCGAGATAATCGGACCTTGCCGGTTGAGGGAGGCGGGCGCTGTCACGTTGTTGGGTGTGTGAGTGCCTGATGGTGTGTCGGGTGTGGCGGGGGGTTGGGTTCCGGCTCCGTGCTCAGGCCGCGGCGGGCAGGTCGGCGACGCCGGTGACCTGGTCCCAGATGGCGAAGCGGGTGGTCATCTCGGTGCGGTATTCGGGGGCGGTCATCAGGTGGCGGTGGGGTCGGAAGTGGGGTGAGATGCCCGGCACTGTCACGTTGACTGACCGGGTGGGATGATCTTCTGGTTGGTCATGCTGGGAGGGGGCGTCCGTGGACAGCGCATCGCCGTCGTACAAGGGGCACCGGTACCCGGTCGAGGTCATTGCCCACTGTGTGTGGCTGTACCACCGCTTCCCGCTGTCGTTCCGCGAGGTCGAGGAGCTGATGCTCGAGCGTGGCGTGGTCGTCTCCCACGAGACGGTCCGCCGCTGGTGTGCGAAGTTCGGGCAGGCCCACGCCAACGGCCTGCGCCGCCGCCGGCCCCGGCCCGGGGACAAGTGGCACTTGGACGAGGTCTTCGTGAAGATCAACGGAGAGCAGAAGTACCTGTGGCGGGCCGTCGACGCCGACGGCAACGTGCTCGACATCCTGGTCCAGTCCCGCCGGGACAAGGCCGCGGCCCCGGCGCTTCTTCCGCAAACTGCTCAAGAGAACCTGCTCGGTGCCGAGGGTGATCGTCACCGACAAGCTCCGCTCCTACGGCGCGGCCCACCGCGAGGTCATGCCCTCCGTCGAGCACCGCGCCCACAAGGGCCTCAACAACCGGGCCGAGAACAGCCACCAGCCCACCCGGCAGCGCGAACGCGCCACGAAAGGCTTCCGTAGCGTCGGCGGAGCCCAGCAGTTCCTGTCCGCGTTCAGCGGCATCTCACCCCACTACCGACCCCACCGCCACCTGATGACCGCCCCCGAATACCGCACCGAGATGACCACCCGCTTCGCCATCTGAGACCAGGCCACCGGCGTCGCCGACCTGCCCGCCGCGGCCTGAGCACGGAGCCGGAACCCAACCCCCCGCCACACCCGACACACCATCAGGCACTCACACACCCAACAACGTGACAGCGCCCCTCGGCGCTCCGTCGCGAGCAGCACAGCGGTCGGCCTGCCGGAGAGGAGACAGCCGCCGAAGAGTCCTGCGACTCGGTGTGCGGCCCCGGTCTGCTGCGGCGGATAACCGCAGACAAGTGAGCAACAACCCGCGTTGAGCCAGCGGCGGGGCGACGACCCCGCCGCCGGCCCCGTACCTACGGTGGATACATGCGTATACGTCAATTCCTGCCGATCTACCTCGCAACGATCGCTCTGCTCGCCGGCTGTGCCGAAGCGAACAAGGAGCCGAACGG
Protein-coding regions in this window:
- the istA gene encoding IS21 family transposase; amino-acid sequence: MVLDPQRWLELRRFRGLVESGAISLSEVAKETGLNWRTVSKYLSADSSAPPRRTASGQPRKRVVDDVAPLIDAMLRAEVLMKAAVIHERLATEYGFTGNYQRVKLYVQEARPRIAEELGITPRELAGMHRRFEVIPGAQAQVDWGDEGRILAHMGIPKVYSFHMVLSYSRDPFCCFTTSLDLQTFFDCHRRAFAHFNGVPMTIVYDRTKTVVRRHVAPGEAVPLHPEAVGFAGHYDFDIDVLAAYRPQGKGRVERQVLIVRDHVLSGRAFSCIEEMDAAFTAWVPKRRAQTHRTHQQVIGERAARDHAALKPLPPTPYLVAERHLRPVGKDCLVAFGGNLYSVPARKVRPRQLVEIRATKSQVMLHSTIADSGGETLLAMHPRAVGRGVRVVEEQHWDELPTGKGRRTTTGDALPRPRHERPLGEEAGPLQALLNRAAATRVEVGRRPLSVYDELTGTRPFTSNRATKESS
- a CDS encoding helix-turn-helix domain-containing protein, with product MTADDSFGRLDDDDYPAYTMGRAADMLGTTQGFLRAIGEARLITPLRSAGGHRRYSRYQLRIAARARELVDNGTPIEAACRIVILEDQLEEAQRINAEHRRAAESANPTAVP
- a CDS encoding IS110 family transposase, which gives rise to MPQPALPAQHLPRPAEEVVLGVDTHKDVHVAAVITVLGASLAHQEFPATAAGYHQLLTWGQSFGVLRRAGVECTGSFGTALTRLLRREGIEVVEINQPDRATRRKRGKTDALDADAAARAVLSGRATTVPKSADGPAEDMRVLRLAKESAVKARTQALNQLKAVLMSIDPDLRELLTRLSNPALVATCAALDIGDRGEAVFTMRLLARRVQYLSDEVKELTRRTTRAVRSCRPELLDLVGVGPDSAAVLLIAAGDNPDRITDEASFAALCGVSPLEQSSGKTQRRRLNRGGNRQANAALYRVVQTRIRWDERTQKYLERRTAEGMSKREIIRCLKRYVARELYRHIQPRAANPVPSAA
- a CDS encoding IS5 family transposase (programmed frameshift) codes for the protein MGRGDLTNAEWDRLESFLPPGGTRGGRWSDHRRVINGVLYRVRTGVQWRDLPERFGPWETVYKRHRRWSADGTWQMLLSRIQVAEDAEGGIDWDVSVDSTAVRAHQHAAGARKAPPRRPSKGGQVGDEPGRSGTAETDHPPGGGGQVGECLGRSRGGFTTKIHLVAEGRCRPLAFVLTPGHYGDGPQLERVLEQVLVPRAGVGRPRTRPDHVLADKAYTSRKNRRYLRRRGIRHTIPERLDQQRHRKNRGSRGGRPTGFDSELYKKRNTVERTINRLKGFRAVATRYEKRAYIYLGTVTLAALMIWLRT